From the Salinimicrobium tongyeongense genome, one window contains:
- a CDS encoding putative monovalent cation/H+ antiporter subunit A, protein MLSAILLGFIFSIFLVFAGKYFKGKLAVLSSLVPLVLFLYFLSFIPQVASGEVIRANYQWVPSLGLNLDFALDGLSLLFSLLITGIGFLVFAYTAAYLKGHDYLDRFYGYLGMFMGAMLGLVLSDNLLSMFIFWELTSISSFFLIGFNNTSEASRKSAVLALAITGSGGFLLLAGSLLLGGVAGTYSISEMVGLSDSIVQSESYLWIVLLIFGAAFTKSAQFPFHFWLPGAMKAPTPVSTYLHSATMVKAGIYLLLRFTPVLGGEDIWNTTLITVGGITMFYAAVHTLFRTDLKGVLAYSTIAVLGLLVFLIGLGTEYALTAAAVYIIVHALYKATLFLVTGIIDHETGMRDITRIAGLRKVMFPVAIAGFLAALSSAGMPPFVGFIGKDLVYESTLHMGTWSIVLTVLAIATNILVLYAGFVAGIKPFTGTLPESFSKVHLPGFLMWLPPVVLAVLGLVVGLFPGIIDGPLIQPVVSAVGIDSELHLKLWHGFNTVLGLSALTLAVGFAMYFLIKPSKSKERGVARFDFISPLSLITSFGSAFRTFSNWWTRIFQNGFLRNYVSTIILFLVVLVGYSLFSDHDGIPIDFSSFSRMTYYEMIIMGIMFLAIFFVIGARSRLTAVVAMGVVGYAICLMFVIYSAPDLAMTQFSIDTLTVILFVLVLSSLPKYLSISDYKMKAIDGVLSVAFGILITLIALEVLGEPVNKEVSNFYADNAYVMAKGKNVVNVILVDFRGVDTLMEISVLTIAAIGVFSLLKLRLRRDDRELKD, encoded by the coding sequence ATGCTTTCAGCTATACTTTTAGGTTTTATCTTTTCCATTTTCCTGGTTTTTGCAGGAAAGTACTTCAAAGGTAAACTTGCTGTACTTTCATCACTCGTTCCGCTGGTGCTGTTCCTGTATTTTCTTTCCTTTATTCCGCAGGTGGCCAGTGGGGAGGTGATAAGGGCCAATTACCAGTGGGTGCCAAGTTTGGGGCTCAATCTCGATTTTGCCCTGGATGGGCTGTCCCTCCTGTTTTCACTATTGATCACGGGGATTGGCTTTCTGGTTTTTGCCTATACGGCTGCATATCTCAAAGGGCATGATTACCTGGACAGGTTCTATGGTTACCTGGGAATGTTTATGGGTGCCATGCTGGGCCTTGTGCTGAGCGATAACCTGCTCTCCATGTTCATTTTCTGGGAGCTCACGAGTATAAGCTCCTTTTTTCTTATAGGTTTTAACAATACGAGCGAAGCTTCGCGAAAATCGGCTGTACTTGCGCTTGCCATTACAGGGTCTGGAGGTTTTCTTTTACTGGCCGGTTCGCTGTTGCTTGGCGGCGTTGCGGGCACTTACAGTATTAGCGAGATGGTGGGGCTTAGCGACAGCATTGTTCAGAGTGAATCTTATCTCTGGATTGTCCTTCTCATTTTTGGCGCGGCATTCACAAAATCGGCACAATTTCCTTTCCATTTCTGGTTGCCCGGGGCAATGAAGGCACCCACTCCGGTGTCTACTTACCTGCATTCGGCCACCATGGTAAAGGCGGGGATATATCTTTTGTTGAGATTTACACCTGTATTGGGAGGAGAGGATATTTGGAACACCACGCTTATTACCGTGGGAGGAATTACCATGTTCTATGCTGCCGTGCATACCCTTTTCAGAACCGATCTCAAAGGGGTTTTAGCCTACTCTACCATTGCGGTTTTGGGGCTCCTGGTCTTCCTTATTGGACTGGGAACTGAATACGCTTTAACGGCAGCTGCGGTTTATATCATTGTGCATGCGCTTTACAAGGCAACTTTATTCCTTGTCACCGGGATCATAGACCACGAAACCGGAATGCGAGATATTACCCGCATTGCCGGCTTGAGAAAAGTGATGTTCCCCGTAGCTATTGCCGGATTCCTGGCTGCACTGTCAAGTGCCGGGATGCCGCCTTTTGTAGGCTTTATAGGAAAAGACCTGGTTTACGAATCTACCCTCCACATGGGTACCTGGTCTATTGTGCTGACGGTTTTGGCTATTGCTACGAATATCCTCGTGCTTTACGCCGGATTTGTAGCCGGAATAAAACCTTTTACAGGAACCCTGCCCGAGAGTTTCTCAAAGGTACACCTGCCCGGTTTCCTTATGTGGCTCCCGCCGGTTGTTCTCGCAGTGCTGGGGCTGGTTGTGGGGCTTTTTCCAGGTATTATAGACGGGCCGCTAATTCAGCCGGTTGTAAGTGCAGTTGGGATAGATTCTGAATTACACCTCAAACTCTGGCACGGTTTCAATACGGTTCTGGGACTGAGTGCTCTTACCCTGGCAGTGGGATTTGCAATGTACTTCCTCATCAAACCTTCAAAAAGCAAGGAAAGAGGCGTGGCGCGTTTTGATTTCATTTCGCCGCTTAGTCTTATTACCAGCTTCGGAAGTGCTTTCAGGACCTTTTCAAACTGGTGGACACGAATCTTCCAAAATGGTTTTCTCCGGAATTACGTTTCCACAATTATACTGTTCCTGGTGGTACTGGTAGGATACTCTCTTTTTTCTGACCATGACGGGATTCCTATAGATTTCTCTTCCTTTTCAAGAATGACCTATTATGAAATGATTATCATGGGAATTATGTTCCTGGCGATATTTTTTGTGATAGGGGCGAGGTCGAGATTAACAGCGGTGGTAGCCATGGGAGTAGTGGGCTATGCGATATGCCTTATGTTTGTGATTTACAGTGCGCCCGATCTTGCCATGACGCAGTTCTCTATTGATACGTTAACTGTGATCCTCTTTGTGCTGGTGCTTTCAAGCCTGCCAAAGTACCTTTCAATCTCAGATTATAAGATGAAAGCCATAGACGGGGTGCTATCTGTAGCCTTTGGTATACTTATAACACTCATCGCGCTAGAAGTGCTGGGCGAACCGGTGAACAAGGAAGTGAGTAATTTCTATGCTGATAATGCCTATGTCATGGCAAAAGGAAAGAATGTGGTGAACGTTATCCTGGTAGATTTTAGAGGGGTTGATACGCTCATGGAAATATCGGTGCTTACCATTGCTGCCATTGGAGTATTCAGCCTGCTTAAGCTCAGGTTGAGAAGAGATGACAGGGAATTAAAAGATTAA